The Candidatus Koribacter versatilis Ellin345 genome has a segment encoding these proteins:
- a CDS encoding GDP-mannose 4,6-dehydratase: MKALITGGAGFIGSHLAEKLLSRGDEVHIIDDLSTGTIANIQHLKSSPLFHYHIDTITNQRLMTELVDLCDITYHLAAAVGVRLIVESPVRTMETNIRGTEIVLALAERKRKRVLITSTSEVYGKREHIPFREDDDLIMGPTSKGRWSYACSKAIDEFLAIAYWKEKKVPTVIVRLFNTVGPRQTGRYGMVIPNLVTQALTGEDMTVFGDGLQARCFTHVSDSVNSIVQIAAHPNANGEVYNIGTQEEITILDLARRIKLLTDSDSKIVFVPYEKAYEEGFEDMMRRVPDLTKAHKLIGYRPRVALDETLRSIIEDIRLRLLYQRTPEPIST; encoded by the coding sequence TTGAAGGCTCTCATCACTGGCGGCGCCGGATTTATCGGATCTCATCTCGCGGAGAAGCTCCTCTCCCGCGGGGACGAAGTCCATATCATCGACGACCTCTCAACCGGGACCATCGCCAACATCCAGCACCTCAAGAGCAGTCCCCTCTTCCACTACCACATTGACACCATCACCAACCAGCGGCTGATGACCGAGCTGGTGGACCTCTGCGATATCACGTACCACCTCGCCGCTGCCGTCGGTGTGCGCCTCATTGTCGAAAGCCCGGTCCGCACCATGGAGACCAACATTCGGGGCACCGAGATCGTCCTGGCGCTTGCGGAGCGGAAGCGCAAACGCGTACTCATCACCTCGACCAGCGAGGTTTATGGCAAGCGGGAACACATTCCGTTCCGCGAAGACGACGACCTCATCATGGGGCCGACCAGCAAAGGCCGTTGGAGTTACGCCTGCTCCAAGGCGATCGACGAATTTCTCGCTATCGCTTATTGGAAAGAGAAGAAAGTTCCCACGGTGATCGTGCGCTTGTTCAACACCGTCGGCCCGCGCCAAACCGGCCGCTACGGCATGGTGATCCCGAACCTCGTAACCCAGGCGCTCACCGGTGAGGACATGACCGTCTTCGGCGACGGATTGCAGGCGCGCTGCTTCACCCACGTCAGTGATTCCGTGAACTCAATCGTGCAGATCGCCGCGCATCCTAATGCCAACGGCGAGGTCTACAACATCGGAACGCAGGAAGAGATTACGATTCTCGATCTCGCGCGCCGCATCAAGCTGCTCACCGACTCCGATTCCAAGATCGTCTTCGTGCCCTACGAGAAGGCCTACGAAGAGGGTTTCGAAGACATGATGCGCCGCGTCCCTGACCTGACGAAGGCCCATAAGCTGATCGGCTACCGCCCGCGGGTCGCGCTCGACGAGACGCTGCGCAGCATTATCGAAGACATTCGCCTTCGCCTGCTCTATCAGCGGACGCCGGAGCCCATCTCCACGTAA
- a CDS encoding carbon starvation CstA family protein, translating into MRNRVVRALIWAAVIVVGALSIATIALRRGESINAMWLVVAALCTYAVGYRFYSKFIATKVLVLDSRRATPAERLDNGRDFVPTNKWVVFGHHFAAIAGPGPLVGPVLAAQFGYLPGTLWILVGAVLGGCVQDFVTLVFSVRRDGKSLTEMAREEIGKVGGFVAFFAVVAIIIILLGAVALIVVNALKGSPWGTFTIGMTIPIALLMGLYLRRIRPGKVMEASVLGFICVMAAIFGGQWVSHTAYAGWFTYSATTLAIAIIIYGFAASALPVWLLLAPRDYLSTFVKLGTIAILAVGIVISRPQLHMPALTRFIDGTGPVFAGNLFPFAFITIACGAISGFHALISSGTTPKLIQRETETRLVGYGAMLCESLVAIMATIAACVIQPGVYFAVNSPAGIVGANPADAAAKITSWGFPVDAAQMAQLAHAVGEQTLFNRTGGAPAFAVGMAHIFAHSLGGEAVMAIWYHFAIMFEALFILTVLDAGTRVGRFMLQDALGHVWKPLGRTSSYPSIVLTSAIIVGLWGYFLWQGVKDPLGGINSMWPLFGISNQLLAAVALCVATTIVIKMGRARYAFVTLVPLIVLVAITFGAAYEKVLNPNPRIGFLAHARQLASQPNISHQTSQLIFNDRLDAAITTVLVFLVSLVVIESIIEWVRVLSGRKAATVREAPFVASHFAEEQA; encoded by the coding sequence ATGCGGAACCGCGTGGTTCGTGCCCTCATCTGGGCCGCTGTCATCGTCGTGGGCGCGCTCTCCATCGCCACCATCGCACTGCGGCGCGGCGAGTCCATCAACGCGATGTGGCTGGTCGTGGCCGCGCTCTGCACCTACGCCGTCGGTTACCGTTTCTATAGCAAGTTCATCGCGACCAAAGTCCTCGTCCTCGACAGCCGTCGAGCCACGCCAGCCGAGCGCCTCGATAACGGACGCGATTTCGTTCCCACCAACAAATGGGTTGTCTTCGGACACCACTTCGCCGCCATCGCCGGTCCCGGCCCGCTCGTCGGCCCGGTACTCGCGGCGCAATTCGGCTATCTTCCCGGAACTCTATGGATCCTCGTTGGCGCCGTCCTCGGCGGATGCGTGCAGGACTTCGTCACTCTCGTCTTTTCCGTGCGTCGCGACGGCAAATCGCTAACCGAAATGGCCCGCGAAGAGATCGGCAAAGTCGGTGGCTTCGTGGCATTTTTCGCGGTCGTCGCGATCATCATCATCCTGCTCGGCGCGGTTGCGCTCATCGTCGTCAACGCGCTGAAGGGAAGCCCGTGGGGCACCTTCACCATCGGCATGACGATCCCGATCGCGCTGCTGATGGGCCTATACCTGCGCCGTATTCGTCCGGGCAAAGTGATGGAAGCCAGCGTTCTCGGCTTCATCTGCGTAATGGCTGCGATCTTTGGCGGACAATGGGTCTCGCACACCGCGTACGCCGGATGGTTCACCTACTCCGCGACGACGCTCGCCATCGCGATCATCATTTACGGCTTTGCCGCCTCGGCGTTGCCGGTCTGGCTGCTGCTTGCGCCGCGTGATTACTTGAGCACCTTCGTGAAACTCGGCACCATCGCGATCCTCGCGGTCGGTATCGTGATTTCGCGGCCGCAACTGCACATGCCCGCGCTTACTCGCTTTATTGACGGCACTGGGCCGGTCTTCGCCGGAAATCTCTTCCCGTTCGCGTTTATCACCATCGCCTGCGGCGCAATCAGCGGATTTCATGCGCTGATCTCGAGCGGCACCACGCCCAAGCTAATCCAGCGCGAGACGGAAACGCGCCTCGTCGGCTACGGCGCGATGCTCTGCGAATCGCTGGTTGCAATCATGGCGACGATCGCCGCGTGCGTGATCCAGCCCGGCGTGTACTTCGCGGTGAATAGCCCGGCGGGCATCGTCGGCGCCAACCCTGCCGATGCCGCCGCCAAAATCACTTCCTGGGGATTCCCGGTGGACGCCGCGCAGATGGCGCAACTCGCGCACGCCGTCGGCGAGCAGACGCTCTTCAACCGCACCGGCGGCGCGCCGGCATTCGCTGTCGGCATGGCGCACATCTTCGCGCACTCGCTCGGTGGCGAGGCGGTAATGGCGATCTGGTACCACTTCGCCATCATGTTCGAGGCGCTTTTCATCCTCACCGTGCTCGACGCCGGCACCCGCGTTGGGCGCTTCATGCTGCAAGACGCGCTCGGCCACGTGTGGAAGCCGCTTGGCCGCACCAGTTCTTACCCGAGCATCGTGCTGACGTCCGCGATCATCGTCGGTCTGTGGGGATACTTCCTCTGGCAGGGCGTGAAGGACCCGCTTGGCGGCATCAACTCCATGTGGCCACTCTTCGGCATCTCCAACCAATTACTTGCTGCGGTCGCGCTTTGCGTTGCCACCACCATCGTCATCAAGATGGGCCGCGCCCGCTACGCCTTCGTAACGCTGGTGCCGCTGATCGTTTTGGTCGCGATCACCTTTGGCGCAGCGTACGAAAAAGTCCTCAACCCGAATCCGCGAATCGGCTTCCTTGCCCACGCCCGTCAACTCGCGTCGCAGCCCAACATATCGCATCAGACGTCGCAACTGATCTTCAATGACCGCCTCGATGCTGCCATCACCACGGTGCTCGTCTTCCTCGTAAGCCTGGTCGTGATCGAATCCATCATCGAGTGGGTGCGCGTGCTGAGCGGTCGAAAAGCCGCGACTGTCCGCGAAGCTCCGTTTGTCGCCTCGCACTTCGCGGAGGAACAAGCATGA
- the ruvC gene encoding crossover junction endodeoxyribonuclease RuvC gives MRVMGIDCGSEYTGFGIVESDDRARLHCIVAGAVHLSARDPLENKLAKIFRELCSVIREHDPEVVAIEDVFYAVNAKSALKLGHVRGVAMLAVAECGLRVATYAPLAVKSAVVGYGKAEKCQVQAMVARLLNLPQVPEPADVADALAIAICHLHTSATLTRMHAKA, from the coding sequence ATGCGGGTCATGGGCATCGATTGCGGCTCCGAATACACCGGCTTCGGCATTGTTGAATCCGACGACCGCGCCCGCCTGCACTGCATTGTTGCCGGCGCGGTTCACCTCTCGGCCCGCGACCCGCTGGAAAACAAACTTGCCAAGATTTTCCGCGAACTCTGCTCGGTCATTCGTGAGCACGACCCCGAGGTCGTCGCGATTGAAGACGTCTTCTACGCCGTGAACGCCAAATCCGCGCTGAAGCTCGGACACGTTCGTGGCGTCGCGATGCTGGCGGTTGCAGAATGTGGTCTGCGCGTCGCTACCTACGCGCCGCTCGCGGTGAAAAGCGCGGTCGTGGGGTACGGCAAGGCCGAAAAATGCCAGGTGCAGGCAATGGTCGCGCGCCTGCTCAACCTGCCGCAGGTCCCCGAGCCAGCCGATGTCGCCGATGCGCTCGCCATTGCGATCTGCCACCTGCACACTTCGGCTACCTTGACGCGCATGCACGCCAAAGCCTGA
- a CDS encoding carboxypeptidase-like regulatory domain-containing protein produces the protein MALMYYRPLSLLLGIVVATTAIGTAQIEEYRTGSDSPAADTLTHSTLTGTVTSADGSPLNNIRIEVRRIGIGSPADATYSHVNGSFDFANLRPGSYEVVAIDGVMEAREQFIVQSQLVSLSLRMPVTRSAAPTRGTISVAELKVPDKAKHLLDKAQGALSKGHSDEAEKQVEEALQAAPDYAAALSFRAALKLTRNDTQSALDDLDHAVKADPNFAQAYMLLGAAFNQLGRYDEALRSLDRGSMYDPKSWQVSYEMSKAWMGKHDYVHAIQQLNRTESLGAVRIAGQVHLLKGYAFMGQKQFEQAQTELQAYLTSEPQSKMAGSVRAALAQIQTQMAQSPAALTLPTMTGIFAQAH, from the coding sequence ATGGCACTCATGTACTACCGGCCCCTTTCCCTTCTCCTCGGTATCGTGGTCGCAACCACGGCCATCGGTACCGCCCAGATTGAAGAGTACCGTACCGGCAGCGATTCTCCCGCTGCAGACACCTTAACGCACTCGACGTTGACCGGTACGGTGACTTCCGCCGACGGGTCGCCTCTCAATAATATCCGCATTGAGGTTCGCAGGATCGGGATCGGCTCACCGGCGGACGCAACTTACAGCCATGTGAACGGCTCGTTCGACTTCGCGAACCTGCGGCCGGGTTCCTACGAAGTGGTGGCGATTGACGGTGTGATGGAGGCGCGGGAACAGTTCATCGTACAGAGCCAGTTGGTGTCTCTCAGCCTGCGGATGCCGGTAACCCGGTCAGCAGCACCGACCCGCGGCACGATTTCTGTAGCGGAATTAAAGGTCCCCGATAAAGCCAAGCACCTGCTCGACAAGGCGCAAGGGGCGCTGTCGAAGGGTCACAGCGACGAAGCCGAGAAGCAGGTAGAAGAGGCGCTGCAGGCAGCGCCAGATTATGCGGCCGCACTGTCATTCCGCGCCGCGCTGAAACTTACCCGCAACGATACGCAATCGGCGCTCGATGACCTCGACCACGCGGTAAAGGCCGATCCGAATTTTGCGCAGGCTTACATGTTGCTGGGAGCGGCGTTTAACCAGCTAGGCCGCTACGACGAGGCGCTCCGCAGCTTGGATCGTGGCTCGATGTATGACCCTAAGTCATGGCAGGTTTCCTACGAGATGTCGAAGGCGTGGATGGGCAAGCATGATTACGTTCATGCCATCCAGCAGCTGAACCGGACGGAGTCGTTGGGCGCAGTGAGAATCGCGGGGCAGGTGCATCTGCTCAAGGGCTACGCGTTCATGGGCCAGAAACAATTTGAGCAGGCACAGACGGAACTGCAGGCGTACTTAACGTCCGAACCTCAGAGCAAGATGGCGGGATCGGTTCGCGCTGCCCTTGCACAGATCCAGACCCAGATGGCGCAGAGTCCTGCGGCGTTGACGTTGCCGACGATGACGGGGATCTTCGCGCAGGCGCACTGA
- a CDS encoding YbdD/YjiX family protein: protein MKALRLIWAALREIFDEAAYDRFLRSHQLANSAESYAHFQRDRRASQERRPRCC from the coding sequence ATGAAGGCCTTGCGTCTGATCTGGGCGGCACTGCGCGAGATCTTCGACGAAGCCGCCTACGACCGCTTCCTCCGCTCGCACCAACTCGCAAACTCCGCCGAGTCTTACGCGCACTTCCAGCGCGATCGCCGGGCCAGCCAGGAGCGCCGCCCGCGCTGCTGCTAA
- a CDS encoding response regulator has product MSAGNYIFLPPTDALRWFKVLAVFRLSAAQGQTPEFDLPADSLPLRRTPPHEAALILMVDDQPLLREAVCEFLALDGYDVHGANSAGEAIRLLQEGLRPDLLLCDVLLPDVHGATLAREACALVPEMQVLFMSGHTPDILGSEIAPANFLQKPFRLDVLSRRLCSMLFDEMP; this is encoded by the coding sequence ATGAGCGCCGGAAACTATATCTTTCTCCCCCCAACTGACGCCTTGCGCTGGTTCAAGGTTCTTGCGGTCTTCCGCCTCTCCGCCGCCCAGGGCCAGACGCCTGAGTTCGACCTTCCTGCGGACAGCCTGCCGCTTCGTCGCACTCCGCCGCACGAGGCTGCGCTCATTCTTATGGTGGATGACCAGCCTCTCCTGCGCGAAGCCGTTTGCGAGTTCCTCGCCCTCGATGGCTACGACGTTCACGGCGCCAATTCAGCCGGGGAAGCGATCCGTCTCCTGCAGGAAGGCCTCCGCCCCGATCTCCTCCTTTGCGACGTTCTTCTTCCCGACGTTCACGGCGCAACCCTCGCGCGCGAAGCCTGCGCGCTCGTGCCGGAGATGCAGGTCTTATTCATGTCAGGCCACACTCCTGATATCCTCGGCTCCGAAATCGCCCCGGCGAACTTCCTCCAGAAGCCTTTCCGGCTCGATGTCCTCTCGCGCCGGCTGTGCAGCATGCTCTTCGACGAAATGCCCTAG
- the aroA gene encoding 3-phosphoshikimate 1-carboxyvinyltransferase, with translation MKSVRVQPASNILGSVSFPGDKSISHRYGMLAALAEGTSRFKNFSTGADCASTLSCMEQLGAKVTHKDDGVIEVEGVAGQLRKSATQLDCGNSGSSMRMLSGILAAQPFDSELMGDASLSRRPMRRIVDPLKQMGGDIETTDGHAPLRVRGSKLTAIDYITPVPSAQVKSCVLFAGAFAAGITSVDEAIRTRDHGEIALKAFGAEVERRQNRVSVRGGAKFRAIEAVVPGDISSAAFFLCAAALFPTSNLVFDGILLNPSRAAILDVLASMGAKPKFLQVQEQHGELVGTITLAPAGLSGLKISGGLTASLIDELPVLAAIGAYTRYGIEIRDAKELRVKESDRIAVVCANLRAMGAEVEEFDDGLRVKGSQKLHGAEIESHEDHRIAMAFAVAALRAEGETVINGADCVAISYPEFFDTLNKVVER, from the coding sequence GTGAAGTCGGTCCGTGTTCAACCCGCAAGCAATATTCTCGGCAGCGTTTCCTTCCCCGGCGACAAATCCATCTCGCACCGCTACGGCATGCTCGCCGCGCTCGCCGAAGGTACGTCGCGCTTCAAGAATTTCTCTACCGGCGCCGATTGCGCCAGCACGCTTTCCTGCATGGAACAGCTTGGTGCGAAGGTCACGCATAAAGACGACGGCGTGATCGAGGTTGAAGGCGTCGCCGGACAGTTGCGAAAGTCTGCAACTCAACTGGACTGCGGAAACTCCGGTTCCAGCATGCGCATGTTGTCTGGAATTCTGGCGGCGCAGCCCTTCGATAGCGAACTCATGGGCGATGCCTCGCTCTCTCGCCGTCCCATGCGCCGCATCGTAGACCCACTGAAGCAGATGGGCGGGGACATCGAAACCACCGACGGCCACGCCCCGCTGCGCGTTCGCGGCAGCAAACTTACGGCGATTGACTACATCACGCCGGTTCCCAGCGCGCAGGTGAAGTCGTGCGTGCTCTTCGCCGGCGCGTTCGCCGCCGGCATTACTTCGGTGGACGAAGCGATCCGCACCCGCGACCACGGCGAAATCGCGCTAAAAGCCTTCGGCGCCGAAGTAGAACGCCGCCAAAACCGCGTCAGCGTGCGCGGCGGGGCCAAGTTTCGCGCCATCGAAGCGGTTGTCCCCGGCGACATCTCTTCCGCCGCGTTCTTCCTCTGCGCGGCCGCGCTCTTCCCAACCTCGAACCTCGTCTTCGACGGCATCCTGCTCAATCCATCCCGCGCCGCGATCCTCGATGTCCTCGCTTCCATGGGCGCCAAGCCGAAGTTCCTCCAGGTGCAGGAGCAGCACGGCGAACTCGTGGGCACCATCACGCTGGCGCCGGCGGGCCTCTCTGGATTGAAAATTTCCGGTGGCCTCACGGCTTCGCTGATTGACGAACTGCCTGTGCTTGCCGCCATCGGTGCGTACACGCGTTATGGCATCGAGATCCGCGATGCAAAAGAGCTGCGCGTGAAAGAAAGCGATCGTATTGCAGTCGTCTGCGCGAACCTGCGCGCGATGGGCGCCGAGGTCGAAGAGTTCGACGACGGCCTGCGCGTGAAGGGAAGTCAGAAACTGCACGGCGCCGAGATCGAATCACACGAAGATCACCGCATAGCGATGGCTTTTGCGGTCGCCGCGCTGCGTGCCGAGGGCGAGACGGTCATCAACGGTGCCGACTGCGTTGCCATCTCGTACCCGGAGTTTTTCGACACGCTGAACAAGGTTGTGGAACGCTAA